A region from the Nitrospirota bacterium genome encodes:
- a CDS encoding OsmC family protein, whose product MTRVNNVDVQKVQSFESKIKNDPSAAKKTQVIEGEWIVEEGDVQFQSIIKFEGGETVFKLDNPTFMGGGGKLPGPMHYCLYGLASCYTGTFATMASMLGIQIKKLTTRVEADVDFTRVFGLGDNPVMEEVRVTLHIVSDAPEEKIKEAEELALQRCPVVFTLRNPIKLIAGLEISKG is encoded by the coding sequence ATGACACGTGTAAATAATGTTGATGTACAAAAGGTTCAATCGTTTGAATCTAAAATCAAAAATGATCCTTCTGCCGCCAAAAAAACACAAGTAATTGAAGGTGAATGGATTGTCGAAGAAGGTGATGTTCAGTTCCAATCCATTATCAAATTCGAAGGAGGAGAAACTGTTTTTAAATTAGATAACCCCACGTTTATGGGCGGCGGAGGCAAACTTCCTGGTCCGATGCATTATTGTCTTTATGGACTTGCATCCTGCTATACCGGAACATTTGCAACCATGGCTTCCATGCTTGGGATTCAAATAAAAAAACTTACAACACGTGTTGAAGCTGATGTTGATTTTACACGCGTTTTTGGGTTGGGCGACAATCCTGTTATGGAAGAAGTGCGTGTAACTCTTCATATTGTAAGTGATGCGCCGGAAGAAAAAATTAAAGAAGCGGAAGAGCTTGCGCTGCAGAGATGTCCGGTTGTTTTTACTTTAAGAAATCCGATTAAATTAATTGCTGGTTTAGAAATATCCAAGGGATAG
- a CDS encoding zinc ribbon domain-containing protein: MGFFERMLGNLMGGRFGSHHGNYQGGHHGGSRHGGYGGNPGYPQDSSPAITCIKCDSANARDARFCQQCGASLSGGKCSGCGAELPAGTKFCGQCGTPVRGAGT, encoded by the coding sequence ATGGGATTCTTCGAACGGATGCTGGGCAATTTGATGGGCGGCAGATTCGGTAGCCATCACGGTAATTATCAAGGCGGCCATCACGGCGGTTCCAGGCATGGGGGCTACGGGGGTAATCCAGGCTATCCGCAAGACAGCAGCCCGGCAATCACCTGCATCAAGTGCGACAGCGCCAATGCGCGCGATGCGCGCTTCTGCCAGCAATGCGGTGCTTCCCTGTCGGGCGGTAAATGTTCCGGCTGCGGCGCGGAGCTGCCGGCGGGCACCAAGTTTTGCGGCCAATGCGGAACGCCGGTGCGCGGTGCCGGTACCTAG
- a CDS encoding CusA/CzcA family heavy metal efflux RND transporter yields MFEKIIRFAIEQRWLVLLLVLGMAAVGVYSYQKLPIDAVPDITNVQVQINTAAPGYSPLEAEQRVTFPIETVMAGLPGLQQTRSLSRYGLSQVTVIFKDGTGIYFARQLVNERIQQAREKLPAGVTPALGPIATGLGEIYMWTVEAKEGAIKPDGTPYTPMDLREIQDWIIKPQLRNVPGVTEINTIGGYAKEFQIAPHPDRLVAHGLALSDLVEALERNNANVGAGYIERRGEQYLIRAPGQVGSLDDIGNIVVKAPEGVPVRIRDVADVTLGKELRTGAATENGRETVLGTVFMLMGENSRTVSQAVDAKMREVNRTLPAGVVAKPVYDRTILVDKAIDTVKKNLLEGAALVIAILFLFLGNIRAAVITALVIPLSMLFTFTGMVTNKVSANLMSLGALDFGIIIDGAVVIVENCVRRLAHAQAKAGRPLTRNERFHEVFAASKEARRPLLYGQLIIMVVYLPIFALTGVEGKMFHPMAFTVVAALLGAMILSVTFIPAAVALLIGEKVSEKENRLMTWARRGYEPAFRLAMENQPVVLTVAAVAVALSLLLATRMGSEFVPSLNEGDIALHALRIPGTSLTQAIGMQAELERTIKAFPEVDRIFAKIGTAEIATDPMPPNVADNFVMLKPQSEWPDPTRSKADLVRAMQEAVGKVPGNNYEFTQPIQMRFNELLSGVRSDVAVKVFGDDMEVMNATAGEIAEVLEKIPGAADVKVEQTTGLPMLTLGIDRAKIARLGLNVSDVQDALAIAVGGREAGQLFQGDRRFDIIVRLPESLRGDLEAIRQIPIRLPAANAGSEAPYVRLGDVASLDVAPGPNQISRENGKRRVVVTANVRGRDIGSFVAEAQARLAEQVQVPSGYWVTWGGTFEQLQSAAKRLEIVVPVALLLIFMLLFAMFNNVKDGLLVFTGVPFALTGGILALWLRDIPLSISAGVGFIALSGVAVLNGLVMIAFIRSLREEGRPLDEAIHEGAMTRLRPVLMTALVASLGFIPMAIATGTGAEVQRPLATVVIGGILSSTALTLLVLPILYRLAHRKEEAEEPAVGAGTKLQGQQF; encoded by the coding sequence ATGTTCGAAAAAATCATCCGTTTCGCCATCGAGCAGCGCTGGCTGGTGCTGCTGCTGGTGCTCGGCATGGCCGCGGTCGGCGTGTACAGCTACCAGAAGCTGCCGATCGACGCCGTGCCCGACATCACCAACGTTCAGGTGCAAATCAACACCGCCGCCCCCGGCTATTCCCCGCTGGAGGCCGAGCAGCGCGTCACCTTCCCGATCGAGACCGTCATGGCCGGCCTGCCCGGCCTGCAGCAGACCCGCTCGCTGTCACGCTACGGCCTGTCGCAAGTCACGGTGATCTTCAAGGATGGCACCGGTATCTACTTCGCGCGCCAGCTCGTCAATGAGCGCATCCAGCAGGCCAGGGAGAAGCTGCCGGCCGGCGTGACCCCGGCCCTAGGGCCGATCGCCACCGGGCTCGGCGAGATCTACATGTGGACGGTGGAGGCCAAGGAGGGGGCCATTAAGCCCGACGGCACGCCCTACACCCCCATGGACCTGCGCGAGATCCAGGACTGGATCATCAAGCCGCAATTGCGCAATGTGCCCGGCGTCACCGAGATCAACACCATCGGCGGCTATGCCAAGGAGTTCCAGATCGCGCCTCATCCAGACCGCCTGGTCGCCCACGGCCTGGCGCTGTCCGATCTGGTCGAAGCACTGGAACGCAACAACGCCAACGTCGGCGCGGGCTACATCGAGCGGCGCGGGGAGCAGTACCTGATCCGCGCGCCGGGCCAGGTCGGCAGCCTGGATGACATCGGCAACATCGTGGTCAAAGCGCCCGAGGGCGTGCCGGTGCGCATCCGCGACGTCGCGGACGTGACGCTGGGCAAGGAACTGCGCACCGGCGCCGCCACGGAAAACGGCCGCGAGACGGTGCTGGGCACGGTGTTCATGCTCATGGGCGAGAACAGCCGCACGGTATCGCAGGCGGTGGACGCGAAGATGCGCGAGGTCAACCGGACACTGCCGGCCGGTGTGGTCGCAAAACCCGTCTACGATCGCACGATCCTGGTGGACAAGGCCATCGACACCGTCAAGAAAAATCTGCTCGAGGGCGCGGCCCTGGTGATCGCCATTCTGTTCCTGTTCCTGGGAAACATCCGCGCCGCCGTCATCACCGCGCTGGTGATCCCCCTGTCGATGCTCTTCACCTTCACCGGTATGGTGACCAACAAGGTCAGCGCCAACCTGATGAGCCTGGGGGCACTGGACTTCGGCATCATCATCGACGGAGCGGTGGTGATCGTGGAGAACTGCGTGCGGCGGCTTGCCCATGCGCAGGCCAAGGCGGGCCGACCCCTGACCCGGAACGAACGCTTTCATGAAGTGTTCGCGGCATCCAAAGAAGCGCGCCGGCCGCTCTTGTATGGCCAGCTCATCATCATGGTGGTTTACCTGCCGATCTTCGCCCTCACCGGCGTGGAAGGGAAAATGTTCCATCCGATGGCGTTCACCGTGGTGGCTGCCCTGCTGGGCGCCATGATCCTCTCGGTTACCTTCATCCCCGCCGCCGTGGCGCTGCTGATCGGCGAGAAGGTATCCGAGAAGGAAAACCGCCTGATGACTTGGGCCAGGCGCGGCTACGAGCCGGCGTTCCGGCTCGCCATGGAGAACCAGCCCGTCGTGCTGACGGTGGCGGCCGTGGCGGTGGCGCTCTCCCTGCTGCTCGCCACCCGCATGGGCAGTGAGTTCGTGCCCAGCCTCAACGAGGGCGACATCGCGCTGCATGCCCTGCGCATCCCGGGCACCAGCCTCACCCAGGCGATCGGCATGCAGGCCGAACTGGAGCGGACCATCAAGGCGTTTCCCGAGGTCGACAGGATCTTCGCCAAGATCGGCACGGCGGAGATCGCCACCGACCCCATGCCGCCCAACGTCGCCGACAACTTCGTCATGTTGAAGCCGCAATCCGAATGGCCCGATCCGACGCGCAGCAAGGCCGATCTCGTCCGCGCCATGCAGGAGGCGGTCGGCAAGGTGCCGGGCAACAACTACGAGTTCACCCAGCCGATCCAGATGCGCTTCAACGAGCTGCTCTCCGGCGTACGCAGCGATGTGGCGGTGAAGGTCTTCGGCGACGACATGGAGGTGATGAACGCCACCGCCGGCGAGATCGCGGAGGTGCTGGAAAAGATCCCGGGCGCGGCCGACGTCAAGGTCGAACAGACCACGGGCCTGCCGATGCTGACGCTCGGCATCGATCGGGCGAAAATCGCCCGCCTCGGGCTCAATGTCAGCGACGTGCAGGACGCCCTGGCCATCGCCGTGGGCGGGCGCGAAGCCGGCCAGCTGTTCCAGGGCGACCGGCGCTTCGACATCATCGTGCGCCTGCCGGAGTCCCTGCGCGGCGACCTGGAGGCGATCAGGCAGATCCCGATCCGGTTGCCCGCCGCGAACGCCGGGAGCGAGGCCCCCTATGTGCGGCTCGGCGACGTGGCGAGCCTCGACGTCGCGCCCGGCCCCAACCAGATCAGCCGTGAGAATGGCAAGCGGCGCGTGGTGGTTACCGCCAACGTGCGCGGGCGTGACATCGGGTCCTTCGTCGCCGAGGCGCAAGCAAGACTCGCCGAACAGGTCCAGGTCCCCAGCGGCTACTGGGTCACCTGGGGCGGCACCTTCGAGCAGTTGCAGTCGGCCGCGAAACGCTTGGAAATCGTGGTGCCCGTCGCGCTGTTGCTGATCTTCATGCTGCTGTTCGCGATGTTCAACAACGTGAAGGACGGGCTGCTGGTGTTCACTGGCGTGCCATTCGCCCTGACCGGCGGCATCCTCGCGCTATGGCTGCGCGACATCCCGCTTTCCATCTCGGCGGGCGTGGGCTTCATCGCCCTGTCGGGCGTGGCGGTGCTCAACGGGCTGGTGATGATCGCCTTCATCCGCTCGCTGCGCGAAGAAGGCAGGCCGCTGGACGAAGCCATCCACGAAGGGGCGATGACGCGGTTGCGCCCGGTGCTGATGACCGCCCTGGTGGCCTCCCTCGGGTTCATCCCAATGGCGATCGCCACCGGAACGGGAGCTGAGGTACAGCGCCCGCTCGCCACGGTGGTCATCGGCGGCATCCTGTCATCGACGGCACTGACCCTGCTGGTCCTGCCGATCCTGTATCGGCTGGCCCACCGGAAGGAGGAAGCGGAAGAACCAGCTGTCGGCGCCGGCACCAAGTTGCAGGGCCAACAGTTCTGA
- a CDS encoding P-II family nitrogen regulator: MKQIIAIVQPHRLEAVEQALYALEHLPGFTIFPARGHPRGVGPHHAYTATEWNPDAHDRLVLLMFCADELAPKAVEAIRAAAHTGHPGDGLIAVSAVEDAVRIRSGEHGDAAL, translated from the coding sequence ATGAAACAGATCATCGCCATCGTGCAGCCGCACCGGCTGGAAGCCGTCGAACAGGCCCTGTACGCCCTGGAGCATCTGCCCGGATTCACGATCTTTCCGGCGCGCGGACACCCGCGCGGGGTGGGTCCGCACCATGCCTACACCGCCACCGAGTGGAACCCGGACGCCCACGACCGGCTGGTTCTGCTGATGTTCTGCGCAGACGAACTGGCGCCGAAGGCCGTTGAGGCCATCCGCGCCGCCGCCCACACGGGCCATCCCGGCGACGGCCTGATCGCGGTTTCCGCCGTGGAAGACGCCGTGCGCATCCGCAGCGGCGAACACGGCGACGCGGCCCTCTAG
- a CDS encoding efflux RND transporter periplasmic adaptor subunit codes for MKLKLNKKQLIAIALVLAVGVVLAGLILGTAKSRPEGEAHGGHAEAASHADAEHHGSEAKDGHADDEAHTDAEHHGAEAGPRKGPHGGKLFSQDGYGVELTIYETGVEPQFRAYTYQNGKPLDPRASEVSVTLDRLGRKPQVFAFAPEKDYLKGDAVVEEPHSFKVTIDARYDNKAYRFDYEQVEARVAMSDEQLRQNQVEVLTAGPVRIRNVLQLIGEVRFNEDRTVHVVPRLSGIVQSVAANAGDRVKKGQVLAVVSSQALADQRAELLATQKRLALARTTFEREKKLWEDKISAEQDYLQARTALQEAEIAARNAQQKLASLGSQKAGGDFTRYELRSPIDGVVVEKHIALGEAVKEDATVFVVADLSTVWAEMTVYAKDLNAVKVGQKATVKATAFDSTSSGTVFYVGSLVGEQTRTAKARIVLPNPQGVWRPGLPVNIELVAGEVEVPVAVSQEAIQSVRDWTVVFGRYGAYFEARPVELGRSDGRFVEVVEGLNAGEQYAAKNSFLIKAELGKAGASHDH; via the coding sequence ATGAAACTCAAACTGAACAAAAAACAGCTCATTGCCATTGCCCTCGTCCTCGCGGTCGGCGTCGTGCTCGCCGGCTTGATTCTCGGGACGGCCAAATCGCGTCCGGAAGGCGAGGCGCACGGTGGTCACGCGGAAGCGGCCAGCCATGCCGATGCGGAGCATCACGGCAGCGAGGCCAAGGACGGCCATGCGGACGACGAGGCGCACACGGATGCCGAACACCACGGGGCGGAAGCCGGGCCGCGCAAGGGCCCGCACGGCGGCAAGCTCTTCAGCCAGGACGGCTACGGGGTCGAGCTCACCATTTACGAAACGGGCGTGGAGCCGCAATTCCGCGCCTACACCTATCAAAATGGCAAGCCGCTCGACCCCAGGGCGAGCGAGGTCAGCGTCACCCTGGATCGCCTCGGCCGCAAGCCGCAGGTCTTTGCCTTTGCGCCCGAAAAGGACTACCTGAAGGGCGACGCGGTGGTCGAGGAGCCGCATTCGTTCAAGGTGACGATAGACGCGCGCTACGACAACAAGGCCTATCGTTTCGACTACGAGCAGGTCGAGGCCCGGGTCGCCATGAGCGACGAGCAGCTCAGGCAGAACCAGGTCGAGGTGCTGACCGCCGGCCCGGTGCGCATCCGCAATGTCCTGCAACTGATCGGCGAGGTTCGCTTCAACGAGGATCGCACGGTGCACGTGGTGCCGCGGCTTTCTGGCATCGTGCAGTCGGTCGCCGCCAACGCCGGCGACCGGGTGAAGAAGGGGCAGGTGCTCGCGGTGGTGTCCAGCCAGGCGCTGGCCGACCAGCGCGCCGAACTGCTCGCCACGCAAAAGCGCCTCGCCCTGGCGCGCACGACCTTCGAGCGCGAGAAGAAACTCTGGGAGGACAAGATCTCCGCCGAGCAGGACTACCTGCAGGCGCGCACTGCTCTGCAGGAAGCGGAAATCGCGGCCCGGAACGCGCAGCAGAAGCTTGCCTCGCTGGGCAGCCAGAAGGCTGGCGGCGACTTCACCCGCTACGAACTCCGCTCGCCCATCGACGGCGTCGTCGTCGAGAAGCACATCGCACTGGGCGAGGCGGTCAAGGAAGACGCCACCGTCTTCGTCGTCGCGGATCTGTCCACGGTGTGGGCCGAGATGACCGTCTACGCCAAGGACCTGAATGCCGTGAAGGTCGGCCAGAAGGCCACCGTCAAGGCGACGGCCTTCGACTCGACAAGCAGCGGTACGGTGTTCTACGTCGGCTCCCTGGTGGGCGAGCAGACCCGCACGGCCAAGGCGCGCATCGTCCTGCCCAACCCGCAGGGCGTGTGGCGTCCGGGTCTGCCGGTCAACATCGAGCTCGTCGCCGGCGAGGTCGAGGTGCCGGTGGCGGTATCCCAGGAGGCGATCCAGAGCGTGCGCGACTGGACCGTCGTGTTCGGCCGCTACGGCGCGTATTTCGAGGCGCGGCCGGTGGAACTGGGCCGCAGCGACGGCAGATTCGTCGAAGTCGTCGAAGGGCTGAACGCGGGCGAGCAATACGCAGCGAAGAACAGCTTCCTCATCAAGGCCGAGCTGGGCAAGGCCGGCGCCAGCCACGACCACTAG
- a CDS encoding TolC family protein, producing MRRHLLPLGLAALFLNPSFAQTFDPVNGGLATSGVVTPRNTEPAAPLRLQAALELAFGANPELAAARRELEAIEGTVIQAQVRPNPELATLVEDTRRATRTTTLQLNHPIELGSKRAARIDAAERGRDAARAELNAKRAEIRAAVTAAFFDTLVAQERLRLAQASVELASRATDAARRRVLAGKVSPIEETKARVAETGVRVELRLAESELATARKRLAGTWGEPTLRFDRVEGDLESLPPLPSRGDLERRIDASPGLARARIEVERRLALAEVERSRRIPNVTVSLGAKRDNELGRDQAILGVSIPIPLFDRNQGNLLEALRRADKARDELSAAEIRLGNDLAQAFERLSTARNELESLKADILPGAQSAYEATIRGFELGKFSFLEVLDAQRTLFAAKSQSLRALAEAHRASSEIERILGETASESSRTPVATQH from the coding sequence ATGCGAAGACATCTGTTGCCGCTGGGGTTGGCGGCGTTGTTTCTCAACCCATCATTTGCACAAACGTTCGATCCCGTAAACGGCGGCTTGGCGACGAGCGGCGTTGTCACGCCGCGCAACACCGAACCGGCCGCTCCGCTCAGGCTTCAGGCGGCGCTGGAGCTGGCGTTCGGCGCCAATCCTGAGCTTGCGGCCGCCCGCCGCGAGCTGGAGGCGATCGAGGGGACCGTCATCCAGGCGCAGGTGCGCCCGAACCCAGAACTTGCGACCTTGGTCGAGGACACCCGTCGCGCGACCCGGACCACGACGCTGCAGTTGAACCATCCGATCGAGCTCGGCAGCAAGCGTGCTGCCCGGATCGATGCGGCCGAGCGGGGCCGCGATGCCGCCCGGGCAGAACTGAACGCGAAGCGTGCCGAGATTCGCGCTGCGGTGACGGCGGCATTCTTTGACACGCTCGTCGCCCAGGAGCGTCTGCGGCTGGCTCAGGCTAGTGTCGAACTCGCAAGCCGCGCCACCGACGCCGCCAGGCGCCGGGTTTTGGCGGGCAAGGTCTCCCCCATCGAGGAAACCAAGGCGCGGGTGGCCGAAACCGGCGTGCGCGTGGAGCTGAGACTGGCCGAGAGCGAGTTGGCGACCGCGCGCAAACGCCTGGCGGGCACCTGGGGCGAGCCGACGCTACGCTTCGACCGTGTCGAGGGCGATCTGGAGTCCCTGCCGCCGCTGCCGTCCCGTGGCGATCTCGAGCGCCGCATCGACGCCTCGCCTGGCCTTGCACGCGCCAGGATCGAGGTCGAGCGCAGACTGGCCCTGGCCGAGGTCGAGCGCAGCCGGCGCATCCCGAATGTGACCGTGAGCCTGGGCGCGAAGCGCGACAACGAACTGGGCCGCGACCAGGCCATTCTCGGCGTCTCCATTCCGATCCCGCTGTTCGACCGCAATCAGGGCAACCTGCTGGAGGCGTTGCGCAGGGCGGACAAGGCCCGGGACGAGCTGTCCGCCGCCGAGATCCGCCTCGGAAACGACTTGGCGCAGGCGTTTGAGCGCCTCTCCACGGCGCGCAACGAGCTGGAGTCGCTCAAGGCGGACATCCTGCCGGGTGCGCAAAGCGCCTATGAAGCCACGATAAGGGGCTTCGAACTGGGCAAGTTCAGCTTTCTCGAAGTGCTGGACGCGCAGCGCACGCTGTTTGCGGCGAAATCCCAAAGCCTGCGCGCCCTCGCCGAGGCGCATCGCGCATCAAGCGAGATCGAACGCATTCTCGGCGAAACGGCGTCCGAATCGAGCAGGACGCCGGTCGCCACCCAACACTAG
- a CDS encoding cation transporter, whose amino-acid sequence MVGQCCNTTSCSSDGVSPRYRKALWIALGINAVMFGVEVGGGLKSGSVSLLADAADFLGDAANYGLSLVVLSLGLLWRARAALVKGLTMGAFGLFVLGKAAWNALSGMPPEPVTMGAIAFLALMANAGVALMLYAFRNGDANMRSVWLCSRNDAIGNVAVMLAAAGVFGTGQAWPDLIVAGVMGTLGLTSALAVMRHAKRELVSARGQIESKPAASPNIDRVSP is encoded by the coding sequence ATGGTCGGTCAGTGCTGCAACACGACATCCTGTTCAAGCGATGGGGTGAGCCCGCGCTACCGAAAGGCGCTGTGGATAGCGCTCGGGATCAATGCCGTCATGTTCGGCGTGGAAGTCGGCGGCGGCCTCAAGTCCGGCTCGGTGTCGCTGCTGGCCGATGCGGCGGACTTTCTGGGGGATGCGGCCAACTACGGTCTGTCGCTGGTGGTGCTGTCGCTGGGCCTGCTGTGGCGAGCGCGCGCGGCGTTGGTGAAGGGCCTCACCATGGGCGCCTTCGGCCTCTTCGTGCTCGGCAAAGCGGCGTGGAACGCCTTGAGCGGCATGCCGCCGGAACCTGTCACGATGGGTGCGATCGCCTTCCTCGCGTTGATGGCGAACGCCGGCGTGGCGCTCATGCTCTATGCCTTTCGCAACGGCGACGCGAACATGCGCTCCGTCTGGCTGTGCAGCCGCAATGACGCCATCGGCAACGTGGCCGTCATGCTGGCCGCTGCTGGAGTCTTCGGCACCGGCCAAGCTTGGCCCGATCTCATCGTGGCAGGGGTGATGGGCACGTTGGGGTTGACCTCGGCCCTGGCGGTGATGCGGCACGCGAAAAGGGAACTCGTCAGCGCTCGCGGCCAGATCGAGAGCAAACCCGCAGCGTCGCCGAACATTGACAGGGTAAGTCCGTAG